CATGTGGCATCCATGTATGCACCACCTGGCCGTCACGTGTcagttattttataaaaaaaatcgagtttttttccataaaaataacCAACATGTGGCTTCCACGTGTCATTTCTATCAAATATTTGAGTTGACGTGTCATACATCTAATCATTCTGATGCACTGAAATCGCCGGAATAACCTAATTGAGACCGAactcaaagttgaatgattttattgagacaaattgaagtttagtcatcgttttgagacaaccatataaATTCAATGACTCAAGAATGCAGtgactaattatatatatgtacGTACCGTCTACCCACTATTACCCCTGgtataattttttcaaaaatccCAGACAAAGGATAGCGAGTACGATCCAATCGTTCAGCCAACTCAACCTTCATCTTGTGGTCTTCCATGAGGAAGAGTACTACTCTAACGTCGTAACCTGACCTCTTTGCAATCCTCAAAATAAAGGAACAAGTCAGAAGGTTTTCAACACGAGCATCCAGATCTGAAACGCAGactcagcaactgagtatgacaattTATGAACAAAACTGGCAGGCAATTCTACCAAAATAGGAAtaattgattaaaataaaagtatTAATTAACTTGCCTTCATTTTGCATTGAATTCAGAATGTGTAATTTACGCAAGCGATCTTTCCTCTTGTACTCCAAATTGCACTTACGTCCGTAAAGGAGACTACCAAAAGCAAACGTTCTCTGCGGAAGGATGAGAAGTTAAAGTTGGTTGCTCAAACAGTTTCCAGAATATATATTATGCtattaattatttgatattAAGGAAATTCATACTTgcaatataaattatgtatgtatatatatataggtattgAAAGGAAATAATAAATTAGGACACTATgttggaagaagaaaaaaacttCTCTAACATTAATGAAGGCCTAAAAGAACTCGACTAACATAATTTGTTCGCCTTCATCATCACGAAGCAACATATTCCAACCTTTTTCAAATCTAACTAAGTGGCAACAACATTACCAATATTAAGGCTGTCATAATGcataaaactaacataaaaacGCAATGAATACTGAATCATGATAATACTCTTAAGCAtagataaattttaaaatgcaaaataaacacCATGTTGGAAAGCTAAAGTTGAATACTAAACCCTAAGTTCTACTCATAATCAAAACTCTTCAAATTCATCACTCCTGTTGAATTTGAATTCCCCTTAGCTGCTTTGTTTCTGTTTGAATTCATTTTCTGTGTTTTGTTCTATTAAACTTATTCCTCTTATAATAAGTCTTTGTCGCTTCCTCTTCTAAccgtctcttcctcttctaattaattcaaacgtataatctctctctcttttttttttttgttctcatTTGGGACCCTCGGAACACTTGTTCCAGATACGTTACTGtccaaaaaaacataaaactgCCCCTATGTcaccaaggcgcgccttggtgCGCTTTTGTTAACTGCCTCTTGGCGCAAAATGGCTCACGCCAGCGGCGTTTGCGCCACGCCATGGGGGTGTCACGGCGCTAAGGCCTGCGGCATGCGCCAAAGGCGCGCCTTACAAAGATAATTTAAAAGCAAATCATGAATGGTAAATTACTCTCCTAAGATCCAACATAAATCTCTCAACAAATCAGGAATCGAATTATTGAAAAGCCAATGCTTTAAGTTGATTACCAATTGCGAATATTTCATAATTTTCTATTCTTACATCTACATGACCAAGTATGCTAATACATTAGAGCTATAGTTGAATTTAGCAACAAGATAATAACCTCATTAGAGCTGTGGATAATCATATGATAAATCCTCAATGTATAGTTTGTAAGAATTCCAGACCGATGATCCACATGAACATCCTCTTTGAATACAAGGATTTCCCCCAAGCCTAATTTGAGGACAATCATTAAGCAAATACATATTGCAAATGAAGCTTTAGTATCAAGTAACCACCTTCTATGTCAAACAaacatcaacaaaaaaaaattgggaaatGCAAAAAGATTCGGCCAAATACCTAAGAGGCGACTGACAAAAGGTTTGATGTCAAAGACTTCAAACTCCTCTAAACATTCTCCTCTTCCAACAAACATAACAGGAGTTTTTGCTGCAGCTATGCTGCACATGAAATTCAAAAGGTTAACAGAAGAAAAACAATAGACATTAATACTTTGGAAAGCAGTACTAAGAACATTTTCCAATGATGAGAACATACgcgctaagagcttcaccacccTTGTGATCATGATTCACTCTACTCATTATCACAGCTCCAACTTTGACATTTTGGTTaaatgattgaacttgatgaaatGCAGCTAGACCAATATCACTATCTACAACAAATATGACAAGATCTGGTTTCTGGGAGAAAGTGAATATTAGCTGACCATAATGCTTATAAATAATCATAAATCAACTAGAGAATAATAGAATACCGTTGCCTCGGAAACTTTATTCATTTCTTCAATAAGTGAAGAAACTTGGGTATGACGTTCACTTGTGTCGATTATTATAAGATCATAAGGACGTTTAATATCATTAGAAAGTTTGTAAAACCAATTGATTCCTCTAAGGGCGTTTTTTGCCACCGGATCTGATTGCATAAAACTGCAGAGGCGATAATAAAATTGCATGAATTGTATATAATATGTTCCATTGTGCTTTTATTTTGTGGCAAACGAAAAGCTGAATGAAGTGAAGTGTTGATGGCTAAGTACCTCCCATAGAGTGGAACGGTTGCGGCCATTGTATTCTGCATCAACTGATCGAAATTAGTGGCTCTGAAAGTATCTGCTGAGACTATAGCAGTAACAAAATCTTTCTTCTTGTAATAGTTTGCAAATTGAGTACAAGCTCTAGTTTTCCCAGTCCCTGAAGTGAATAACAACGAATTGGTATGAATTATGAAAGAGCATGAAACAGCAAGGTTGTAAAGACGTTTGACGCTAGTCGGGCAGACCGGACCCTCTAGGATTAATCAGGGATTAATTAGATTTGTAATTTTGTATGTTTTActtgttaatcaacaaattgttatataaattcaattaaaaatatgtattatactatctaaaaataataatataaaattatttaatatagacgTATATTTGTACCATGTATCTTTAAAAATAAGCACAAATCAACATTTCAATAACAATACGTGAATTATAATaatgcaaaaaaaataaattcacaataaaaaaatgtttttgttcatCGTAGTCTAGGCTAAGCAGTCTAGGCGGCGTCGAGACGGAGCCCATGCGGCTAAAAATCGCCAGGGACAAAAAAGAAAGGCTAGAATCTTACGATTCATGATTCGAATCGTATAAATCGATTCAATTCAGCTATATTTCGCGTCGAATCTATAGGATGAATCTAAATTGTaacagaatcttatgattcGCGATTCaaaaattcaattcaattcagcaCTATTTCGAGTCAGATCTTCATCACTGttcatcaaaaacttcaacaacactAACTACTAAATCCAAACTCAAACTAGTTTCATTCCATCGTTATCAAGTGACAataaggcaaaaaaaaaaatcacaagcTCAAACTCTCCATCTCCACTGAGTTATTAAACAGAGTCCGATTtgtgaattagttttattaggatTGTATTTGCATTAGATTTGAATTGTAAGTACTTGAttgatatgatttttttttacattagaattgcatttttttactaatattagataatattttgagttcaagttaattttataatattataaatttgaaATGAATCTTATTGAGTTCaagttattttttataatattataaacTTGAAATGAATCTTATGATTCCATTCACTAGTCGTGGATTTCCATTCAAGAGTCATGATTCACAAAATGTGGATTAGGATAGGATTCACTAGTCAAATCTGGATTTGAGAACTATGGCTAGATGGACTCattgggtaaaaaaaaaaatcggacGAAATTCTCAATGCCGAGGCCGCCTTGGTTTTGAACAGTGTGAAAGAGCATGAAACAGTAAcaaaatcataattaagtaaaaaaCATGTATACCTTGTAAACCAACAAACATAACTATACGAGTTTGCCTTTTCACCAAAGAAAACGATGGCTTTCCCGGGTCCAAGATTTTACAGAGCTCATCAAAAATTGCCTGCAAAACGACAAAAACCCTAGCGTTATTCATTTACTGATTTGTTAAAAATAAACATATCGAACGAAGAGAGTAGAATTACATGAAGAATGTTCTGCTTGTCGTATTCAGCAGCAGAGCAATCATTTTCAACTCTATTCTTGACATTGTTTTGCAGGTCGCGGACGAGCTTGAACTGCACATCGGTTTGGAATAGAGCAAGGGCTATCTCCTTCAAGCACGAATCGAGTACTTTCTCATCGACTATTGACGCCTCCATCATCCGCCGAATTGCTACAGAAATTCTCCTTCCTAATTCCGCCGACTCCATTTTCCGATCATCTGCGGTCTCCATTTTCTAGTTAGGGATTTTGGCTGCAGTGTATTTACCTTTTTACTTTGCTTGTTTATGTTTATTgtaaaaagggtaaataatttattagtcccctagtttttacctaacacactgtttagtcatcctattttgaaaaacacattataaagtccctagcttttatcaatattaaccctttggtccttttatctagtttttttagacttataaccattatattttagcataaatagacatatatagaataacagagtaacatggtcaacttgtattttactgtggttgtcctaaaagctaagatatgttcggttaaaaatgtaaaaaaatagataaaatgaccacaaggttaatattggtaaaagatagggaccttaaaatgtgttttttaaaatagggggactaaacagtgtgttaggtaaaaactagaagactaataaattatttatccttgtaaaaattataacaaGTAAAATGTTAAATAATTTACAATAATtacataaattaaatttttattttttgcgtatacaccaattaaattttttaattaaatgttaatatttgttttttttgataggataggaaagaaaaaacaaacaaacaaaaccgCTTAATCCGGGATCAGCCTGGGAAAGCTGACCCCCACCAAGTCATCCAAGAGCAGGGACGAAATGAACaccggaggagaagaaaaggttgAGAGACCCAACATCATAGTGTGACCTTCCGCCGCGAGACGGTCCGCTACCtgattttgctccctataaatgtGGCCGAAGCTAAGaaaatcaaaggaagagcaaatccttctaatacatttgattaaattttgacTATTCAAGCTAATAGCATTATTCTCTGATATCATTCTGACACCTTCaaggttatcagattccacaagAAGTTTCTTCACCCCCAGATTTTTAGCTAGCCTAAGGCCATAcaaaatcccccaaagctctgcagaatAGGACGAACCCAtgcccaaattctgagagaaaccagaaatccaaccaccaccatcatctctcagaacccctcccgctagggctgggcacagttcggtccaagtcggggattcatgaatctccagtattggattgaaattcggagattaataaaaggaaatctccaggattggattgaaagaataaatctccagaattgaattgccccAAAATTTCAGTCCAGACCAGTTCGGGGAGTCGGGgattcggttccggtccaatccaatataatttttcggtgattcggaAAAATAACCAATAGTAGACAACAttcattaatttacaagataataaaatataaaattttattatcttacataacttgaaataaatgatatttttctaggaagtaaacaacattcattaaaagttacagtacacaacaaggctaaaaaaacccacaaaatcaaagtattaaaagttacggtagacaacaaggctaaaaaaacccacaaaatcaaagttacaaaataacaaatccataaaaacaaacaacctttaattcaaaaaagacaacacttcactagcaaaatctctctaatcatcgtcccaatttgtaattgaatcttcttaacacaacaaattccttgttttccaaagcaaaggcagtaaaagccaaaaatcaacctaaacatataaaatttaccatattagtgaatcaacaaatgttaaattaattagctttcacttcaataaaattaatcaacatactagtaaaaagtaaaaggaaaaaaatatgttTAGCGAAGTGTATTTGATTCGgttaaaaaaaaccttaaatatccaattgaaatatggataaaagagaTAATGCAATTTCTGGATCAGaactaatttctacaaattaaataacatttatacagttagtattcataaacatttaattaaaataaaactatgaaatataattactaagtaaatattactttttcaatagcttcaagatcttcaacttcttcttcatgcttgaaagcttgagttgaagttttcaACCAATCTTGATTCATTAACAACAAAACAATAGTCTTTTATATGTCTATGTTGATAAGAGCTCGACTGATTGACACATAAACAGACCCACAATCTTATTAGCTCATTGAGCTTTGAacactttaattatatttaacaGATACTTATCCTCCCTAATCTAATAGGATTTGTAATGATGCCTGAAAAATCCATTTTCCGGCTAATAATTGAATTTCTAGAACATGGTAGTGGATGGTACACAACACAGAgtttagaaattgaaatataaaagtCAAGAGTTTAGAAAACTTACCAGAGTTTAGATCAGTAAAAGGTGGAGGTGGCGGTGTGCAAGGTGGAGGTGGCGCGTGCGATGTGGTAGCAGCGGTGTGCGAGGTAGTAGCGGCGATGGAGTGCAGTGGAGGAGATAGAACCCTAGAAAAAAATCGAAGCAGAGAGAATGGATAAAAGAAGCACGAGATTCTATTtaaagttaatgtatgaaatataaatttattattgctaaacttttggttatttcagttcggtccaatccaatccaatccaatccaatccggttATCGGTCCGGTTCTGGAgaaatttcggtccagttcggtccagttctttgacgaaaagtcaacggtccaatccaattcggttctccaaaaaatgtcaacggtccggtccaattccggagttttttcctcggatattcggtccggtccaGTATCTCCATGATTCGCGCCCAGCCCTACCTCCCGCAGCAATTCTCCCATCCTTTAGACAAGAGCCATCAGTGTTTAGCTTAACCACACCTTTACTAGGCCTACACCATCCTAGGAGATGGACTTCTTTCCTCTGAATAGCCCTAGCCAAGGAATCCTCCATGAAGCTATCAACCAAGGTGcaaatctttttggaaaagaaatcaACAACATTGGGAATAACAACCGTatctcctccaaaaatctccgcATTCCTCTatttccaaatctgatggcagACAACCACAAATAAGAGAACACCATGCTCTAAATCAGCCATAaattttccattaaccccatcCATAAACCAATCAAGCTCAGAGTGGGATAAAAAAGTAGACAGCACATTTGTagggagaactttcctccacaTCTCTTTACTCTTTGCACAGTCtctgagagcatggcacaaagtttcttCATGGCCTCTGCACATGCCACACGCTCCAGACTCCACCAAATGCCTCCTTTTCCTAtcagaattagtaagcaacctgttTTTAACACCTAGCCACAGGAAGCTTCTAATACGGTAGGGCACTTTTAAGGCCTAGATCGTCTTCCAAACCTCTGGGTGCGAAGTTTCCAGATCTTGGtaaaattaatatttgtttttttaatattaatatttattatatagtaaattattattttgagtTATCTATGTattgattttgtttttaattataaaaatttaaggtcttaaaatatatgaaacctAAAACGTTTATTTTAATGATTTTATGATTAAATTGGTTCTATATATGGTAAGGGATGATGTGATCAACGTTGTTAGGAAAGCAGAGCATGTTGTTCTTGGGTGGAGAGAAGCTAGACCAGGTTCAAGATAGCAAAGCAGTATTGTTGTTGTTAATGTGGTTCGCTGGCAGGCACCGTCTATGGGTAGGGAGAAGTGTAATGTGGATGTTTCCATCTTCAATGGGACGGGGCAATTTGGAGCTGGAAGGGTGTTACGGAATAGTGTTGGGTCGTTTTTGGCTTGTTTCAACTGTTATGGTCAAGGACAGGTGTCTACTCCATTAGCTAAAGTGTTGCCAATCAGACAGGCAATGCAATAGTGTTGTTCGTTAGGCCACTTTAATATTCAATTTGAGtctgatactaaattaattacGGACATGATTGTATCGTCATCTATGGACCATTTTGAGGTAGGGATGTGATTGAGGATATTAGGAAGATTTTGATTGATGTCCGGATTATTCTGTGATTTTTGTTACTATACTAGCGAATAGTGCAACTCACGCTATTGTATGGTATGCATGTTTCAATATTAGTTTTTTCCATGATTTTTCTTTGCTAAGTTATTTTGTACCAATCATTTGTATTGACTCTAGTTTAATTTAATGGAAGCTatcttatttcaaaaaaaatatatataataataataaatatactataaatgaaatattttcatatttaaattatgtacatttaaaaaaatgtttttttacaGAAATAACACTTTATTAATCCTCAATATCCTTACATAACAAATCGGTAAGCCAATGTGGCAAAATAAATGAAACGAATGTGTTAACGTGTGACCTAGCGTTGCGTGTAATAGCGTGAGCAACCCGGTTAGCTAACCGAAGGACAAATTCAACCTTATAATCTACTCGGTTGTTTAGTAAACTTCGACACTCTTGGATCAAGTCTCCATACTCGGTTATATGTCTCGCCTTGGAATGTAAATCATCCACCACGACTTTCGGGTCGACCTCAAAGCTAACATTCCGCAACCCTTGTCCTCTCACCCAAATCATGCTTTCTCGTAAAGCAATAGCTTCTGCTATCCTTGGCTCAACTCGGAATGGATTTTGTGCACTAAATAACGCATAGAAATAATCGTACTCCTTCCTAATCACAGCTCCAAGTCGGAATGTTtaagttattttttattaaaattcatttttctatatatacGTGAAATATGatttcaataaaataataatattgtgTACATGCTATGAATAAATATAAATCTAATCAATCTCTCTATAAAttacaataaaatttaaatatgaaCTGATTCAAGATGTTATTTTGAATATTTCCAATCGTTAAACGTGTAACACGAATAATCAATAACAATAATTTATCTAGTTTTTAAATCTAACACATCAGCCACGCATGGTTATAAAGCTTGATAACATTGTtaattgttaagcccaaaatatacctaaaatatcatatataaatacgttaaatttacattgaaatcgtgctaattatattcatttgaatacttttacgtatttatttacttctttgatgcaaggtacttaattatttggttaaatccaaaacggagctaaaacggagctaaaatggaggaaaaacctaaaaaacgtaccaaaaatacgtatcagtcagaagaacactcaaggaggacaagaagcagtcgagagacggggagacaagtccctgtcgcgactgagattttcataatctcagtcgcgacttacgaaaGGCGTCACGGAAAAAAATGCAATTTCAACTCGCCCCTGCACCccttgtcgcgactgagattttcagaatctcagtcgcgacagcgaagcattctgcacatatttcacatgttttaatccgagaaacgcgtctgttcgt
The window above is part of the Euphorbia lathyris chromosome 3, ddEupLath1.1, whole genome shotgun sequence genome. Proteins encoded here:
- the LOC136223421 gene encoding signal recognition particle subunit SRP54 2-like encodes the protein METADDRKMESAELGRRISVAIRRMMEASIVDEKVLDSCLKEIALALFQTDVQFKLVRDLQNNVKNRVENDCSAAEYDKQNILHAIFDELCKILDPGKPSFSLVKRQTRIVMFVGLQGTGKTRACTQFANYYKKKDFVTAIVSADTFRATNFDQLMQNTMAATVPLYGSFMQSDPVAKNALRGINWFYKLSNDIKRPYDLIIIDTSERHTQVSSLIEEMNKVSEATKPDLVIFVVDSDIGLAAFHQVQSFNQNVKVGAVIMSRVNHDHKGGEALSAIAAAKTPVMFVGRGECLEEFEVFDIKPFVSRLLGLGEILVFKEDVHVDHRSGILTNYTLRIYHMIIHSSNERTFAFGSLLYGRKCNLEYKRKDRLRKLHILNSMQNEDLDARVENLLTCSFILRIAKRSGYDVRVVLFLMEDHKMKVELAERLDRTRYPLSGIFEKIIPGVIVGRREISKDAYRDPRRVKYEQFIDLRKWKCSIEEEEKMEQEIVKLRALYGKPLEANREDGEGSKMKASAEQH